Proteins encoded together in one Lathyrus oleraceus cultivar Zhongwan6 chromosome 5, CAAS_Psat_ZW6_1.0, whole genome shotgun sequence window:
- the LOC127078351 gene encoding lysine-specific demethylase JMJ21 isoform X1 gives MEAQAHNQRDRRIDGLGDLRVLPDEILCSILERLTPRDAARVACVSSVMYILSNEEPLWMSLCLNGASGFLEYKGSWKKTALHNENLPDKYKEGHGQPLHFDGFNSLFLYRRLYRCRTTLDTFYTEGGNVERIKDISLKDFYNEYDVKKPVMLKGLADTWPARHKWTTDQLLLNYGDVAFKISQRSSKKISMKFKDYVAYMKDQHDEDPLYVFDEKFGEHAPSLLKDYCVPHLFQEDFFDILDIDKRPSYRWLIIGPQRSGASWHVDPALTSAWNTLLSGRKRWALYPPGKVPLGVTVHVNEEDGDVSIETPSSLQWWLDFYPLLADEDKPIECTQLPGETIYVPSGWWHCILNLETTIAVTQNFVNSNNFEFVCLDMAPGYRHKGVCRVGLLALEDDVDENGIQDMSCNEENLSYSDLSRKEKRPKTLKDVDDLGFESELSCVSRSYHLWKGGFSYDINFLSMFLDKDRDHYSSEWSSGNSIGQRELREWLSKLWIQKPEMRDLIWKGACIALNADKWLECLSKICAFNNLPPPTDDERLPVGTGSNPVYLVGNYVVKIFVEGGLEACLYCLGTELEFNNLLLEANSSIRKHIPSVIASGVVYLEDGSYTNLSWDGKGVPSVISKTNIITEKCNVDGFPFGVWGKKLLEYRNAGIPVDGSISLACNSSIWPYVITTRCEGNMFADLRDSLSWEDTTNLASFLGEQLRHIHLLPHPPLNSSFISDIEHEISWSEENGCISNVNCKSNSAAEWGIFTRILIKKRKDVSSRLTKWGDPIPSKLIEKIEEYIPSDLSKLLNINENFSSGAYKPCSWIHTDIMDDNIYMEPSLVCSTSSRNTEDAAQVDNGLLSDHDGVKSWCPSYILDFSDLSIGDPIFDLIPIYLDVFRGDSNLLKKFLESYKLPFPCNISKCELTEGGQNFGRLSYAAMCYCILHDDNVLGAIFSIWEELRSSESWEEVEMTVWGELNNYKGFL, from the exons ATGGAGGCTCAAGCTCACAATCAGAGAGATCGCAGAATAGATGGTCTTGGAGATCTTCGAGTTCTTCCCGACGAAATCCTCTGCTCCATTTTGGAACGGCTCACTCCTCGAGATGCTGCTCGCGTCGCTTGCGTTAGCAG TGTGATGTATATACTGTCCAATGAAGAACCACTGTGGATGAGTCTATGCCTAAATGGAGCATCTGGTTTTCTTGAATACAAAGGCTCTTGGAAGAAAACTGCCCTGCATAA TGAGAATCTGCCAGACAAGTACAAAGAGGGCCACGGGCAGCCTTTACATTTTGATG GATTCAACTCTTTATTTCTGTATCGGAGATTATACCGGTGTCGCACCACATTGGATACATTTTATACAGAAGGTGGAAATGTGGAAAGAATAAAAGACATCTCATTGAAAGACTTTTATAACGAGTATGACGTGAAGAAACCG GTCATGCTTAAGGGACTGGCGGATACATGGCCTGCCAGGCATAAATGGACAACTGATCAGCTGTTACTAAACTATGGAGACGTGGCGTTTAAAATTTCTCAAAGGAGTTCCAAAAAGATCTCCATGAAGTTCAAGGATTATGTCGCGTACATGAAAGATCAACATGATGAAGATCCATTGTATGTTTTTGACGAAAAG TTTGGTGAACATGCACCTAGCTTATTGAAGGATTACTGCGTGCCTCATCTTTTTCAAGAAGACTTCTTTGATATCTTAGATATAGACAAACGACCATCCTATAGGTGGCTCATAATTGGACCGCAGAGATCTGGTGCATCTTGGCATGTTGATCCAGCTCTTACAAGTGCATGGAACACTCTTCTTTCGGGCCGTAAAAG GTGGGCACTATATCCTCCCGGAAAAGTGCCTTTAGGTGTTACAGTTCATGTTAATGAAGAAGATGGTGATGTCAGTATTGAGACTCCATCATCACTGCAG TGGTGGCTAGATTTTTATCCTCTTCTTGCTGACGAAGACAAGCCAATTGAATGTACACAACTACCTGGAGAGACAATTTATGTTCCCAGTGGATGGTGGCACTGTATTTTAAATTTGGAAACAACTATTGCAGTCACGCAAAATTTTGTGAATTCTAATAACTTTGAATTTGTGTGTTTGGATATGGCACCTGGTTATCGTCATAAAGGAGTTTGTCGTGTAGGTTTGCTTGCTCTTGAAGATGATGTTGATGAAAATGGCATACAGGACATGTCATGTAATGAAGAAAACTTAAGTTATTCTGATTTGTCAAGGAAAGAGAAAAGACCCAAAACTCTGAAAGATGTTGACGATCTAGGTTTTGAAAGTGAATTAAGTTGTGTATCTAGAAGCTATCACTTATGGAAAGGAGGATTTTCTTATGATATTAATTTCTTATCCATGTTTTTGGATAAGGATAGAGACCACTATAGTTCTGAGTGGAGCTCGGGCAATTCCATTGGTCAACGAGAACTAAGAGAATGGTTATCCAAGCTTTGGATTCAAAAACCAGAAATGAGAGATCTAATATGGAAG GGAGCTTGTATTGCGCTAAATGCAGACAAGTGGTTAGAGTGTCTGTCTAAAATTTGTGCCTTCAACAATTTGCCTCCTCCCACCGATGATGAAAGGCTTCCTGTTGGTACGGGTAGCAATCCT GTTTATCTAGTGGGGAACTATGTTGTTAAGATTTTTGTCGAAGGAGGACTGGAAGCTTGCCTTTATTGTTTAGGCACAGAG CTAGAATTTAATAATCTGCTGCTTGAAGCCAACTCCTCTATCAGGAAACATATTCCTAGTGTTATAGCCAGTGGGGTTGTTTATCTTGAAGACGGGTCCTATACAAATTTAAGTTGGGATGGAAAAGGAGTTCCCAGTGTCATTTCGAAGACCAATATTATCACAGAGAAATGCAATGTTGATGGTTTCCCATTTGGGGTTTGGGGCAAGAAACTGTTAGAGTATAGGAATGCTGGTATTCCGGTGGACGGATCAATTAGTTTAGCCTGTAACTCAAGCATATGGCCATATGTGATAACTACGCGATGTGAAGGGAATATGTTTGCAGACTT AAGAGACAGCTTATCGTGGGAAGATACAACAAACTTGGCCTCCTTCTTGGGGGAGCAACTGCGCCACATTCATCTTTTGCCACATCCACCTTTAAATAGTTCATTTATATCTGATATTGAACATGAAATAAGCTGGTCTGAGGAAAATGGTTGTATTTCAAATGTTAATTGTAAATCAAACAGTGCTGCAGAATGGGGAATCTTCACCAGAATATTAATAAAGAAGAGGAAGGACGTCTCAAGTCGTTTGACCAAGTG GGGAGATCCAATTCCTAGCAAACTGATTGAGAAAATTGAGGAATATATCCCATCTGATTTATCTAAGCTGCTAAATATAAATGAG AATTTCTCAAGTGGTGCTTATAAACCTTGCTCCTGGATACACACTGACATTATGGATGATAATATTTACATGGAACCGTCATTGGTTTGTTCTACCTCCAGTAGGAATACAGAAGATGCTGCCCAGGTGGACAATGGTTTATTGAGTGACCATGATGGAGTGAAATCCTGGTGTCCCAGTTACATCCTTGATTTCAGTGATCTTTCTATAG GAGATCCTATTTTTGACTTGATACCAATTTATTTAGATGTGTTTAGAGGCGATTCGAATCTCCTTAAGAAATTTTTAGAAAGTTACAAACTTCCTTTCCCGTGCAACATATCGAAGTGCGAGTTGACAGAGGGTGGTCAAAATTTTGGTCGACTTTCATATGCTGCTAT GTGTTATTGTATTTTGCATGATGATAATGTCTTGGGAGCTATTTTTAGCATATGGGAAGAACTAAGATCATCAGAGTCATGGGAAGAAGTTGAGATGACGGTATGGGGAGAGTTGAACAATTACAAAGGCTTTCTTTGA
- the LOC127078351 gene encoding lysine-specific demethylase JMJ21 isoform X2, whose protein sequence is MLKGLADTWPARHKWTTDQLLLNYGDVAFKISQRSSKKISMKFKDYVAYMKDQHDEDPLYVFDEKFGEHAPSLLKDYCVPHLFQEDFFDILDIDKRPSYRWLIIGPQRSGASWHVDPALTSAWNTLLSGRKRWALYPPGKVPLGVTVHVNEEDGDVSIETPSSLQWWLDFYPLLADEDKPIECTQLPGETIYVPSGWWHCILNLETTIAVTQNFVNSNNFEFVCLDMAPGYRHKGVCRVGLLALEDDVDENGIQDMSCNEENLSYSDLSRKEKRPKTLKDVDDLGFESELSCVSRSYHLWKGGFSYDINFLSMFLDKDRDHYSSEWSSGNSIGQRELREWLSKLWIQKPEMRDLIWKGACIALNADKWLECLSKICAFNNLPPPTDDERLPVGTGSNPVYLVGNYVVKIFVEGGLEACLYCLGTELEFNNLLLEANSSIRKHIPSVIASGVVYLEDGSYTNLSWDGKGVPSVISKTNIITEKCNVDGFPFGVWGKKLLEYRNAGIPVDGSISLACNSSIWPYVITTRCEGNMFADLRDSLSWEDTTNLASFLGEQLRHIHLLPHPPLNSSFISDIEHEISWSEENGCISNVNCKSNSAAEWGIFTRILIKKRKDVSSRLTKWGDPIPSKLIEKIEEYIPSDLSKLLNINENFSSGAYKPCSWIHTDIMDDNIYMEPSLVCSTSSRNTEDAAQVDNGLLSDHDGVKSWCPSYILDFSDLSIGDPIFDLIPIYLDVFRGDSNLLKKFLESYKLPFPCNISKCELTEGGQNFGRLSYAAMCYCILHDDNVLGAIFSIWEELRSSESWEEVEMTVWGELNNYKGFL, encoded by the exons ATGCTTAAGGGACTGGCGGATACATGGCCTGCCAGGCATAAATGGACAACTGATCAGCTGTTACTAAACTATGGAGACGTGGCGTTTAAAATTTCTCAAAGGAGTTCCAAAAAGATCTCCATGAAGTTCAAGGATTATGTCGCGTACATGAAAGATCAACATGATGAAGATCCATTGTATGTTTTTGACGAAAAG TTTGGTGAACATGCACCTAGCTTATTGAAGGATTACTGCGTGCCTCATCTTTTTCAAGAAGACTTCTTTGATATCTTAGATATAGACAAACGACCATCCTATAGGTGGCTCATAATTGGACCGCAGAGATCTGGTGCATCTTGGCATGTTGATCCAGCTCTTACAAGTGCATGGAACACTCTTCTTTCGGGCCGTAAAAG GTGGGCACTATATCCTCCCGGAAAAGTGCCTTTAGGTGTTACAGTTCATGTTAATGAAGAAGATGGTGATGTCAGTATTGAGACTCCATCATCACTGCAG TGGTGGCTAGATTTTTATCCTCTTCTTGCTGACGAAGACAAGCCAATTGAATGTACACAACTACCTGGAGAGACAATTTATGTTCCCAGTGGATGGTGGCACTGTATTTTAAATTTGGAAACAACTATTGCAGTCACGCAAAATTTTGTGAATTCTAATAACTTTGAATTTGTGTGTTTGGATATGGCACCTGGTTATCGTCATAAAGGAGTTTGTCGTGTAGGTTTGCTTGCTCTTGAAGATGATGTTGATGAAAATGGCATACAGGACATGTCATGTAATGAAGAAAACTTAAGTTATTCTGATTTGTCAAGGAAAGAGAAAAGACCCAAAACTCTGAAAGATGTTGACGATCTAGGTTTTGAAAGTGAATTAAGTTGTGTATCTAGAAGCTATCACTTATGGAAAGGAGGATTTTCTTATGATATTAATTTCTTATCCATGTTTTTGGATAAGGATAGAGACCACTATAGTTCTGAGTGGAGCTCGGGCAATTCCATTGGTCAACGAGAACTAAGAGAATGGTTATCCAAGCTTTGGATTCAAAAACCAGAAATGAGAGATCTAATATGGAAG GGAGCTTGTATTGCGCTAAATGCAGACAAGTGGTTAGAGTGTCTGTCTAAAATTTGTGCCTTCAACAATTTGCCTCCTCCCACCGATGATGAAAGGCTTCCTGTTGGTACGGGTAGCAATCCT GTTTATCTAGTGGGGAACTATGTTGTTAAGATTTTTGTCGAAGGAGGACTGGAAGCTTGCCTTTATTGTTTAGGCACAGAG CTAGAATTTAATAATCTGCTGCTTGAAGCCAACTCCTCTATCAGGAAACATATTCCTAGTGTTATAGCCAGTGGGGTTGTTTATCTTGAAGACGGGTCCTATACAAATTTAAGTTGGGATGGAAAAGGAGTTCCCAGTGTCATTTCGAAGACCAATATTATCACAGAGAAATGCAATGTTGATGGTTTCCCATTTGGGGTTTGGGGCAAGAAACTGTTAGAGTATAGGAATGCTGGTATTCCGGTGGACGGATCAATTAGTTTAGCCTGTAACTCAAGCATATGGCCATATGTGATAACTACGCGATGTGAAGGGAATATGTTTGCAGACTT AAGAGACAGCTTATCGTGGGAAGATACAACAAACTTGGCCTCCTTCTTGGGGGAGCAACTGCGCCACATTCATCTTTTGCCACATCCACCTTTAAATAGTTCATTTATATCTGATATTGAACATGAAATAAGCTGGTCTGAGGAAAATGGTTGTATTTCAAATGTTAATTGTAAATCAAACAGTGCTGCAGAATGGGGAATCTTCACCAGAATATTAATAAAGAAGAGGAAGGACGTCTCAAGTCGTTTGACCAAGTG GGGAGATCCAATTCCTAGCAAACTGATTGAGAAAATTGAGGAATATATCCCATCTGATTTATCTAAGCTGCTAAATATAAATGAG AATTTCTCAAGTGGTGCTTATAAACCTTGCTCCTGGATACACACTGACATTATGGATGATAATATTTACATGGAACCGTCATTGGTTTGTTCTACCTCCAGTAGGAATACAGAAGATGCTGCCCAGGTGGACAATGGTTTATTGAGTGACCATGATGGAGTGAAATCCTGGTGTCCCAGTTACATCCTTGATTTCAGTGATCTTTCTATAG GAGATCCTATTTTTGACTTGATACCAATTTATTTAGATGTGTTTAGAGGCGATTCGAATCTCCTTAAGAAATTTTTAGAAAGTTACAAACTTCCTTTCCCGTGCAACATATCGAAGTGCGAGTTGACAGAGGGTGGTCAAAATTTTGGTCGACTTTCATATGCTGCTAT GTGTTATTGTATTTTGCATGATGATAATGTCTTGGGAGCTATTTTTAGCATATGGGAAGAACTAAGATCATCAGAGTCATGGGAAGAAGTTGAGATGACGGTATGGGGAGAGTTGAACAATTACAAAGGCTTTCTTTGA